A stretch of the Nicotiana tabacum cultivar K326 chromosome 6, ASM71507v2, whole genome shotgun sequence genome encodes the following:
- the LOC107783104 gene encoding small ribosomal subunit protein eS19x-like has product MEPARNVKDVSPHEFVKAYAAHLKRSGKMELPEWTDIVKTGKLKELAPYDPDWYYIRAASMARKIYLRGGLGVGGFRRIYGGNQRNGSRPRHFCKSSGSVARNILQQLQNMNIIDFDPKGGRRITSNGQRDLDQVAGRIAVAI; this is encoded by the exons ATGGAGCCAGCGAGAAATGTAAAGGATGTTTCACCTCACGAGTTCGTGAAAGCTTACGCCGCTCACCTCAAGCGTTCCGGCAAG ATGGAGCTTCCTGAGTGGACTGACATCGTCAAGACTGGTAAACTGAAAGAGCTTGCCCCATACGACCCTGATTGGTACTACATTAGAGCTG CTTCCATGGCAAGAAAGATCTATCTGAGAGGAGGTCTTGGAGTTGGTGGATTCCGAAGAATTTATGGTGGTAACCAGAGGAATGGAAGCCGCCCACGTCATTTCTGCAAGAGCAGTGGTTCAGTTGCCCGCAACATCCTTCAGCAATTGCAGAACATGAACATCATTGACTTCGATCCCAAGGG TGGAAGGAGAATCACATCCAATGGCCAGAGAGATCTCGACCAAGTTGCTGGAAGAATTGCTGTTGCCATTTAA
- the LOC107783094 gene encoding diacylglycerol kinase 1, with protein sequence MEDFRESELPLLSWISKNPSEMAESPLFIVSCVIAGLVGILTILYTAFQWRRSTNGSWMKAIARSKKNPKTRNKVPVAPHTWALETVSRGKSLNCGVCLKSISPSQTLGPIVASESFFNRCSICGAAAHLSCSSSAHKDCKCVSMFGYPNVVHQWAVRWTEVADQPDESYFCSYCEEPCNSSFLGGSPIWCCLWCQRLVHVDCHANMFNETGDICDLGPFRRLILSPLYVKELNRTSAGGLLSSITQGANEIASSVRASIISQSKKYKHSNEKHGNGTSAETSNGDATGDTTAESTADSHQVNGNCRIEEKCNGCVNREGVDQQQDSGVKKMISIPSFKRSSSINQRDESQLIGIRQKYELTDLPPDARPLLVFINKKSGAQRGDSLRQRLNLLLNPVQVFELSSTDGPEVGLHLFRRVPHFRVLVCGGDGTVGWVLNAVDKQNYVSPPPVAILPAGTGNDLARVLSWGGGLGSVERQGGLCTLLHDIEQAAVTILDRWKVSILDQQGKLLQAPKFLNNYLGVGCDAKVALEIHNMREENPEKFYNQFMNKVLYAREGAKSIMDRTFADFPWQVRVEVDGVEIEVPEDAEGVLVANIGSYMGGVDLWQNEDETYDNLDPQSMHDKMLEVVSISGTWHLGKLQVGLSKARRLAQGQLIKIQLFAGFPVQIDGEPWYQQPCTLTITHHGQAFMLKRAAEEPLGHAAAIIADVLENAESNQVIDASQKRALLQEMALRLS encoded by the exons ATGGAAGACTTTAGAGAATCAGAGCTTCCACTTCTTAGCTGGATCAGCAAAAATCCTTCTGAGATGGCAGAATCCCCTCTGTTTATTGTCTCCTGTGTCATTGCTGGTTTAGTTGGAATTTTAACTATACTTTACACAGCTTTCCAGTGGAGAAGGAGCACAAATGGTAGTTGGATGAAAGCCATAGCCAGATCAAAGAAAAACCCGAAAACAAGGAATAAGGTCCCTGTGGCTCCTCATACTTGGGCTTTAGAAACTGTTTCTCGAGGGAAAAGTTTAAATTGCGGTGTCTGTCTAAAGTCCATTTCTCCATCTCAGACTCTTGGCCCAATTGTGGCTTCGGAAAGTTTCTTTAATCGTTGCAGCATATGTGGCGCGGCAGCTCATCTGAGTTGCTCATCTAGTGCTCACAAGGATTGCAAATGTGTATCTATGTTTGGATACCCTAATGTGGTACATCAGTGGGCAGTGCGCTGGACAGAGGTAGCTGATCAACCTGATGAATCTTACTTCTGCAGCTACTGTGAAGAGCCATGCAATAGTTCATTTCTTGGTGGGTCCCCTATATGGTGTTGCCTGTGGTGTCAGCGTCTAGTTCATGTTGATTGTCATGCCAATATGTTCAATGAAACTGGTGATATTTGTGACCTGGGCCCTTTCAGAAGGCTTATTCTATCGCCACTTTATGTGAAAGAGCTTAACAGGACTTCTGCGGGCGGACTGCTGAGTTCTATCACACAAGGAGCCAACGAGATTGCATCTTCAGTGCGTGCTAGTATAATAAGTCAAAGCAAGAAATACAAACACAGTAATGAGAAACATGGGAATGGGACCTCTGCAGAGACAAGCAATGGTGATGCTACTGGGGACACAACTGCTGAAAGCACTGCTGATAGTCATCAAGTAAATGGTAATTGTAGAATAGAGGAAAAATGCAATGGCTGTGTAAATAGAGAGGGTGTGGATCAGCAGCAAGACAGTGGTGTGAAAAAGATGATATCTATACCCAGCTTCAAGAGGAGTTCATCCATTAATCAGAGGGATGAATCTCAATTAATAGGGATAAGGCAGAAATATGAATTGACTGATTTGCCTCCAGATGCCAGGCCTTTGCTAGTTTTTATAAACAAGAAAAGTGGAGCTCAACGAGGAGATTCACTTAGGCAGCGGTTAAACCTTTTATTAAATCCAGTGCAG GTCTTTGAGTTGAGTTCAACCGATGGGCCCGAAGTCGGTCTGCATCTTTTTAGAAGGGTGCCTCACTTCCGGGTTCTTGTATGTGGAGGTGATGGTACTGTAGGCTGGGTTTTGAATGCCGTAGATAAACAAAACTATGTTTCTCCTCCACCAGTGGCAATACTTCCCGCTGGGACAGGAAATGATTTGGCTCGAGTTCTTTCCTGGGGAGGTGGCTTGGGTTCTGTAGAGAGACAAGGTGGTCTTTGCACACTTTTGCATGATATTGAACAAGCTGCAGTAACTATCCTTGATCGATGGAAAGTTTCTATCTTAGACCAACAAGGCAAGCTGCTTCAAGCCCCGAAGTTCTTGAACAACTACCTTG GGGTTGGCTGTGATGCAAAGGTTGCATTAGAAATCCATAATATGAGGGAGGAAAACCCCGAGAAGTTCTACAATCAG TTTATGAACAAAGTTCTTTATGCCAGAGAAGGTGCTAAGAGTATCATGGATCGGACATTTGCAGATTTTCCATGGCAAGTTAGGGTGGAAGTTGATGGTGTTGAGATTGAGGTTCCTGAG GATGCAGAAGGTGTTCTTGTAGCTAATATTGGAAGCTACATGGGCGGAGTAGACTTGTGGCAGAACGAAGATGAAACTTATGACAATCTTGATCCTCAATCCATGCATGACAAGATGCTGGAGGTTGTCAGCATTTCTGGGACCTGGCATCTTGGGAAGCTTCAG GTGGGGCTTTCGAAAGCTCGGAGGCTTGCACAGGGGCAATTGATCAAAATTCAACTTTTTGCTGGATTTCCTGTTCAAATAGATGGAGAACCCTGGTATCAGCAACCATGTACATTGACAATAACACATCATGGACAG GCCTTCATGCTGAAGAGAGCAGCAGAAGAACCTCTAGGTCATGCAGCAGCAATAATTGCCGATGTGCTTGAGAATGCGGAATCCAATCAAGTGATCGATGCATCACAGAAGCGGGCACTTCTTCAAGAAATGGCCCTTAGACTCTCTTAG
- the LOC107783103 gene encoding UDP-glucose 6-dehydrogenase 4, with translation MVKICCIGAGYVGGPTMAVIALKCPSIEVAVVDISVARIAAWNSDQLPIYEPGLDDVVKQRRGKNLFFSTEVEKHVSEADIIFVSVNTPTKTRGLGAGKAADLTYWESAARMIADVSKNDKIVVEKSTVPVKTAEAIEKILSHNSKGINYQILSNPEFLAEGTAIQDLFNPDRVLIGGRDTPEGQKAIHALKQVYAHWVPEDRIICTNLWSAELSKLAANAFLAQRISSVNAMSALCEATGADVTQVSNAVGKDTRIGPKFLNASVGFGGSCFQKDILNLVYICECNGLKEVANYWKQVIQVNDYQKNRFVNRMVSSMFNTVSGKKVAILGFAFKKDTGDTRETPAIDVCKGLLGDNAHLSIYDPQVTEDQITKDLSMKKFDWDHPTHLQPMSPFAVKQVNVVWDAYEATKDAHGVCILTEWDEFKTLDFKKIYDTMQKPAFVFDGRNVVDAEKLREIGFIVYSIGKPLDAWLKDMPALA, from the coding sequence ATGGTGAAGATTTGTTGCATTGGAGCTGGATATGTTGGTGGACCGACTATGGCGGTCATTGCCCTCAAGTGCCCCTCAATTGAAGTAGCTGTTGTTGATATCTCTGTTGCCCGAATTGCAGCATGGAATAGTGATCAGCTGCCTATCTATGAGCCTGGACTTGATGATGTGGTGAAGCAACGCCGAGGAAAGAACCTTTTCTTTAGTACTGAAGTAGAGAAACATGTCTCAGAAGCAGATATCATCTTTGTTTCTGTTAACACCCCAACGAAAACTCGTGGACTTGGAGCTGGGAAAGCAGCAGACCTTACATACTGGGAGAGTGCTGCTCGAATGATAGCAGACGTATCCAAGAACGATAAGATTGTTGTGGAGAAATCAACTGTTCCTGTGAAAACAGCTGAGGCAATCGAGAAAATACTCAGTCATAACAGCAAGGGAATTAACTATCAAATCCTCTCAAATCCAGAATTTCTTGCTGAGGGAACTGCAATTCAGGATCTTTTCAATCCAGATCGCGTTCTAATTGGAGGAAGAGACACCCCTGAAGGGCAAAAGGCGATCCACGCCCTCAAACAAGTGTATGCGCATTGGGTGCCTGAAGACAGAATCATCTGCACCAATCTCTGGTCAGCCGAGCTCTCAAAGCTCGCTGCCAACGCCTTCTTGGCTCAGAGGATTTCATCTGTTAATGCAATGTCAGCACTTTGTGAAGCTACTGGGGCTGATGTTACACAAGTTTCCAACGCTGTTGGTAAGGACACCCGAATTGGACCAAAATTCCTCAATGCCAGTGTTGGTTTTGGTGGTTCTTGTTTCCAAAAGGATATCCTCAACTTGGTTTACATATGTGAATGTAATGGCCTTAAAGAAGTTGCCAATTACTGGAAGCAAGTGATCCAGGTGAATGACTACCAAAAGAATCGGTTTGTTAACCGAATGGTTTCCTCAATGTTTAACACAGTTTCTGGAAAGAAGGTTGCAATTCTTGGTTTTGCCTTCAAGAAAGACACAGGTGACACTAGGGAAACTCCTGCAATTGATGTGTGTAAAGGCTTGTTGGGAGACAATGCTCATCTGAGCATATATGATCCACAGGTCACTGAGGATCAAATAACAAAGGATCTCTCAATGAAAAAGTTTGATTGGGATCATCCAACTCACCTCCAACCAATGAGCCCTTTTGCAGTAAAGCAAGTTAACGTCGTCTGGGATGCTTATGAGGCAACAAAAGACGCCCACGGTGTCTGCATTCTCACTGAGTGGgatgagttcaaaacacttgaTTTCAAGAAGATTTACGATACCATGCAAAAGCCTGCATTCGTGTTTGATGGGAGGAACGTTGTTGACGCGGAGAAGCTCAGAGAAATCGGGTTCATTGTCTACTCCATTGGAAAACCTTTGGATGCATGGCTCAAGGATATGCCCGCTTTGGCATGA
- the LOC142182334 gene encoding uncharacterized protein LOC142182334, whose amino-acid sequence MDVWGPYKVATYNGMKFFLTLVDDYTRWTWTFLIRLKSDVIFILKNFLVMVKTQFGKSVKMFRSDNGSEFFNTQCSELFQLHEILHQSSCPYTPQQNGVVERRHRHILEIARAIRFQGHLPARFWGDCIETAEGTDQSFLDYLNMRTLYDHSTPDHEYYPHSTSTPARDSPIVPIPESSPVLNSDHGHSETSPTHSISTSIPPTSNPPTSMPTAVPKLSIPPIEVARKSSRTSKPPIWLKDYVTADKGTQSNSCRYPITAVIGYDQLSPKYQSYLSRFSSEQEPNSYYEAAKDKRWIEAIQTEIKALEDNKTWEIVPLPHEKRAIGFK is encoded by the exons ATGGATGTTTGGGGACCTTACAAGGTTGCTACCTATAAtggaatgaagttttttcttacATTAGTGGATGATTACACTAGATGGACTTGGACTTTTCTGATAAGACTGAAATCTGATGTAATTTTCATCCTTAAGAATTTTCTTGTTATGGTTAAAACTCAATTTGGCAAGTCTGTTAAAATGTTCAGGTCAGACAATGGGAGTGAGTTTTTCAATACTCAATGTAGCGAATTATTTCAGCTGCATGAGATCTTACACCAAAGTTCATGCCCATATACACCTCAGCAGAATGGGGTAGTAGAAAGAAGACACAGACACATTTTGGAGATTGCAAGGGCTATCAGATTCCAGGGTCATCTACCAGCTAGATTTTGGGGAGATTGCATTGAGACAGCT GAGGGAACTGACCAATCCTTCCTAGATTACTTGAATATGAGAACACTCTATGATCATAGTACTCCAGATCATGAGTATTATCCACATTCTACATCAACTCCAGCTAGAGACTCACCCATTGTTCCTATTCCAGAGAGTTCCCCAGTACTCAACTCAGATCATGGACATTCAGAGACTTCTCCAACCCATTCAATATCCACTTCAATCCCTCCAACATCAAATCCCCCAACTTCTATGCCAACTGCAGTTCCAAAATTGAGTATACCACCTATTGAGGTTGCTAGAAAGTCAAGCAGGACTTCTAAACCTCCCATTTGGCTCAAGGATTATGTAACAGCTGACAAAGGTACACAAAGTAACAGTTGCAGATATCCAATAACTGCTGTCATAGGCTATGATCAACTGTCACCCAAGTATCAAAGTTACTTGTCTCGCTTCTCTTCAGAACAGGAGCCTAATAGCTACTATGAAGCTGCAAAGGACAAGAGGTGGATTGAGGCAATACAGACAGAAATAAAGGCACTTGAGGATAACAAAACTTGGGAGATAGTACCACTGCCTCATGAGAAGAGAGCTATAGGGTTCAAATAG